The proteins below are encoded in one region of Amycolatopsis magusensis:
- a CDS encoding ArsR/SmtB family transcription factor, with the protein MHAFDVLGDPVRRRILELLATGEQSSGAVTEVIRAEFGISQPAVSQHLKVLRENGFASVRAEGTRRLYVVDTTPLREVDDWLAHFRRFWDQHLDALGTELARGKRERRKGQSRD; encoded by the coding sequence GTGCACGCGTTCGACGTTCTCGGTGACCCGGTCCGCCGCCGCATCCTGGAGCTGCTCGCCACCGGTGAGCAGTCTTCGGGGGCGGTGACCGAGGTCATCCGCGCGGAGTTCGGGATTTCCCAGCCCGCCGTCTCGCAACACCTGAAAGTGTTGCGGGAGAACGGGTTCGCGTCCGTCCGAGCCGAGGGAACCCGCCGCCTGTACGTCGTCGACACCACGCCGCTGCGTGAGGTCGACGACTGGCTGGCGCACTTCCGCCGGTTCTGGGACCAGCACCTCGACGCCCTGGGCACCGAACTGGCCCGGGGCAAACGCGAACGCCGGAAGGGCCAGTCACGTGATTGA
- a CDS encoding TetR family transcriptional regulator, whose translation MTNELGMRERKKLRTRNALIQGALRLFHDKGFDETTVAEIAATADISTRTFFSYFESKDDIVFYDERARLARSLELLTGRRPGEPPADLLRRVLSDGVLDTDLERAQLIASVPALQARELHLLFDTQRRLAHALHRACPRELDLVDAATAVGALVGAIKMAIAASRGRGDDAEEARKAAERAADIALAGLNSLSGNRAAAPDH comes from the coding sequence GTGACGAACGAGCTGGGTATGCGCGAGCGCAAGAAGCTGCGCACGAGGAACGCGCTCATCCAGGGTGCGCTCCGGCTCTTCCACGACAAGGGGTTCGACGAAACCACGGTCGCGGAGATCGCCGCGACGGCTGATATTTCGACGCGCACCTTCTTCAGCTACTTCGAAAGCAAGGACGACATCGTCTTCTACGACGAGCGCGCCCGGCTCGCGCGCTCGCTGGAACTGCTGACCGGCCGGCGCCCCGGCGAACCCCCCGCCGACCTCCTGCGGCGCGTGCTTTCGGACGGCGTGTTGGACACCGATCTGGAGCGCGCGCAGCTGATCGCCTCGGTGCCCGCCTTGCAGGCGCGTGAACTACACCTGCTCTTCGACACCCAGCGACGGCTCGCGCACGCCTTGCACCGCGCGTGCCCACGGGAACTGGACCTGGTCGACGCCGCCACCGCGGTCGGCGCCCTGGTGGGCGCGATCAAAATGGCCATCGCCGCCAGCCGAGGCCGCGGCGATGACGCCGAAGAAGCCCGAAAAGCCGCCGAGCGAGCCGCGGACATCGCACTCGCCGGACTCAACTCCCTCAGCGGAAACCGCGCAGCAGCCCCGGATCACTGA
- a CDS encoding alpha/beta hydrolase family protein, translated as MRKRAMALGVLAAVALTAPAASASSGSALPAPTGRYPVGVTEVHLIDHARQDPWVPGAVRELMVTIRYPALPSRKPVAPYMSPGVVEVASEEDAAALGIDPGRLDYEFATHARVGAPAAGWQPVLLFSPGGKQSRALGTAQAEELASQGYVVVAIDHTHEAVAVEFPDGRVAGHAMPPSSVEVSKLMMATRVQDTRFVLDQLEVLARGGKPGLPPGLGRAMDLSRVGAFGHSAGGFTAGETMVTDRRVDAGVNLDGSMAYHQGNRDFGRVASEGLDQPFLLMSAGDHSAVSDLSWQEFVRHQRGWLRQLHLPAGEHFSYTDHQSLVPRLGLDPAAVEPFLGTVDAGRSMTAQRAYLTAFFDQHLRHRPQPLFDGPSPQHPDVEFRG; from the coding sequence ATGAGAAAACGAGCCATGGCGCTGGGCGTGCTCGCCGCCGTCGCGTTGACGGCCCCGGCCGCGTCCGCGAGCAGCGGGTCCGCCCTCCCCGCACCGACCGGGCGGTATCCCGTCGGCGTAACCGAAGTGCACCTCATCGACCACGCGCGCCAGGACCCGTGGGTGCCGGGCGCGGTCCGCGAGTTGATGGTCACGATCCGATATCCAGCCCTGCCCAGCCGGAAACCCGTTGCGCCCTACATGTCACCGGGGGTGGTCGAAGTCGCGTCCGAAGAGGACGCCGCGGCCCTCGGTATCGACCCCGGCAGGCTCGATTACGAGTTCGCAACCCATGCTCGCGTCGGTGCGCCTGCCGCCGGATGGCAGCCGGTGTTGCTCTTTTCGCCGGGTGGCAAGCAGTCCCGGGCACTCGGCACGGCGCAGGCGGAGGAGCTCGCGAGCCAGGGTTACGTGGTGGTCGCCATCGACCACACCCACGAAGCCGTCGCGGTGGAGTTCCCGGACGGCCGGGTGGCCGGGCACGCCATGCCACCGTCCAGCGTGGAGGTTTCCAAGCTGATGATGGCCACCCGCGTGCAGGACACCCGGTTCGTGCTGGACCAGCTGGAAGTGCTGGCCCGCGGCGGAAAGCCCGGCCTGCCACCGGGTCTCGGCCGCGCGATGGACCTGAGCCGGGTCGGCGCGTTCGGCCATTCGGCGGGTGGGTTCACCGCCGGGGAGACCATGGTGACCGACCGGCGCGTCGACGCGGGTGTCAACCTCGACGGCAGCATGGCCTACCACCAGGGGAACCGCGACTTCGGCCGCGTCGCCAGCGAAGGTCTGGACCAGCCGTTCCTGTTGATGAGCGCCGGTGATCACAGCGCGGTCTCGGACCTCTCGTGGCAGGAGTTCGTGCGCCACCAACGCGGCTGGCTCCGCCAGTTGCACCTGCCCGCCGGCGAGCACTTCAGCTACACCGACCACCAGTCACTGGTGCCGCGGCTCGGCCTCGACCCCGCCGCGGTGGAGCCCTTCCTGGGCACGGTGGACGCCGGGCGCAGCATGACCGCGCAGCGCGCCTACCTGACCGCGTTCTTCGACCAGCACCTGCGGCACCGCCCGCAACCGCTGTTCGACGGACCGTCGCCGCAGCACCCCGACGTGGAGTTCCGGGGCTGA
- a CDS encoding carboxylesterase/lipase family protein: MGKRWAVVAGLLTLSTVAIPAAAAGDPAVVRTDAGAVRGTVTEQVRTFEGVPSAAPPVGELRWRAPQPVQPWASVRDATAPGSVCPQEQNPEAPQGSTNEDCLYLNVTTPTGGAQRKPVVVWVPGGGFFMGAGSNYGPERLATRGDAVVVTINYRLGIFGFYGQHGLPGSGTFGLQDQQAALRWVQRNIGAFGGDPGNVTLAGESAGGMSTCAQLTSPRSAGLFHRAIMQSGSCDFDWPDAGQYPSQKAGSYWVPQDKIRRDGDAMAAELGCATVECLRAKPAAELMGQFTRFTSSATGTPVLPQDPGDALRAGRFHRVPVLSGNNHDEARSYMTAFNGGDIDAAMYQRLLVDMAGREQAARIAGEYPVSAYESPMHAWAAVTTDRIWSCTQHSAGRELARKVPVYSYDFADQHSPIAGDLGAAHAVELPYLFALTGIEFPFPPDQRRLSEQMLGYWTAFARTGDPNGPGRPEWTTDQALTLAPSGQGGIRPVEVAAEHHCAFWKA, from the coding sequence ATGGGGAAACGATGGGCTGTGGTGGCCGGGTTGCTGACACTGTCCACAGTGGCCATACCGGCCGCCGCGGCGGGGGATCCGGCGGTCGTGCGCACGGACGCGGGCGCGGTGCGCGGCACGGTGACCGAGCAGGTGCGGACGTTCGAGGGCGTGCCGTCCGCCGCGCCGCCGGTCGGTGAACTGCGCTGGCGGGCGCCCCAGCCGGTGCAGCCGTGGGCCTCGGTCCGTGACGCCACCGCGCCGGGCAGCGTCTGCCCGCAGGAGCAAAATCCGGAAGCACCGCAGGGCAGCACCAACGAGGACTGCCTGTACCTGAACGTCACCACGCCGACCGGCGGCGCCCAGCGCAAACCTGTGGTGGTCTGGGTGCCCGGCGGCGGCTTCTTCATGGGCGCCGGGAGCAACTACGGCCCGGAGCGCCTGGCCACCCGCGGCGACGCGGTGGTGGTGACGATCAACTACCGCCTGGGCATCTTCGGCTTCTACGGGCAGCACGGCTTGCCCGGCTCAGGCACCTTCGGCCTGCAGGACCAGCAGGCCGCGCTGCGCTGGGTGCAGCGCAACATCGGTGCGTTCGGCGGTGATCCCGGCAACGTCACGCTGGCCGGGGAGTCGGCGGGCGGCATGAGCACCTGCGCGCAGCTGACCTCGCCGCGGTCGGCCGGGCTGTTCCACCGGGCGATCATGCAGAGCGGTTCGTGTGACTTCGACTGGCCGGACGCCGGTCAGTACCCGTCGCAGAAGGCGGGCTCGTACTGGGTGCCGCAGGACAAGATCCGGCGGGACGGCGACGCGATGGCCGCCGAACTCGGCTGCGCCACGGTCGAATGCCTGCGGGCCAAGCCCGCGGCCGAGCTGATGGGCCAGTTCACGCGGTTCACCAGTTCCGCGACGGGCACGCCGGTCCTGCCGCAGGATCCGGGGGACGCGTTGCGGGCCGGGCGGTTCCACCGCGTCCCGGTGCTCTCCGGCAACAACCACGACGAGGCACGCAGCTACATGACCGCGTTCAACGGCGGCGACATCGACGCGGCGATGTACCAGCGGCTGCTGGTGGACATGGCCGGGCGGGAGCAGGCCGCGCGGATCGCCGGGGAGTACCCGGTGTCGGCCTACGAGTCGCCCATGCACGCCTGGGCCGCGGTGACCACCGACCGGATCTGGTCGTGCACGCAGCACTCCGCCGGACGGGAGCTGGCGCGGAAGGTGCCGGTGTACTCCTACGACTTCGCCGACCAGCACTCGCCGATCGCCGGTGACCTGGGGGCCGCGCACGCCGTGGAACTGCCGTACCTGTTCGCGCTCACCGGGATCGAGTTCCCGTTCCCGCCGGACCAGCGGCGGCTGTCCGAGCAGATGCTCGGCTACTGGACCGCCTTCGCCCGCACCGGTGATCCGAACGGCCCCGGCCGTCCGGAGTGGACCACGGACCAGGCGCTGACCCTGGCCCCGAGCGGGCAGGGCGGCATCCGGCCGGTCGAGGTGGCGGCCGAGCACCACTGCGCTTTCTGGAAGGCTTGA
- a CDS encoding alpha/beta fold hydrolase: MVLRELTTTVRGRTERYTAGGEGSPVLFLHDQGDSFRPALEAMATRGMRVLAPARPGSDPEWVTEFLHSAGIREPVAIVGHGLSGAVAVRTAHATLHTVQRLILIDSIGASALRTALAGLRRRELPVSLVWSADRTWAWSAMNALNLALGQPGHVLVSAGQNWRRDPRAFGRIVGDLVRPRLNLGFRPVALSVCR, from the coding sequence ATGGTTCTGCGAGAACTGACCACCACGGTCCGTGGTCGAACCGAGCGCTACACGGCGGGCGGCGAAGGTTCGCCGGTCCTGTTTCTGCACGATCAAGGCGATTCGTTCCGCCCGGCGCTCGAAGCGATGGCTACGCGCGGTATGCGGGTGCTCGCGCCCGCGCGACCGGGTTCCGACCCGGAATGGGTGACCGAATTTTTACATTCGGCGGGCATCCGTGAGCCGGTCGCGATCGTCGGGCACGGGCTCAGCGGCGCGGTCGCCGTGCGCACCGCGCACGCCACCCTGCACACCGTCCAGCGGCTGATCCTGATCGATTCGATCGGCGCTTCCGCGCTGCGGACCGCGCTGGCCGGCCTGCGGCGGCGCGAACTGCCGGTGTCGCTGGTGTGGAGCGCCGACCGGACCTGGGCGTGGTCGGCGATGAACGCGCTGAACCTGGCGCTGGGGCAGCCGGGGCACGTGCTGGTCTCGGCCGGGCAGAACTGGCGGCGGGACCCGCGTGCGTTCGGGCGGATCGTCGGCGACCTGGTGCGGCCGCGGCTGAACCTCGGGTTCCGGCCGGTCGCGCTGTCAGTCTGCCGCTAG
- a CDS encoding SRPBCC family protein, whose amino-acid sequence MIDIVNQINAVRREVANRPGAEGEVRALRLTRTYQAEVEDVWDALTNEERIPRWFLPITGELKAGGSFQLEGNAGGEIRRCEPPTLFEVTFGDENSIVTVELSSGGQDTTVLVLEHTVPAGLFPDSGTLSVGPGWDQAVLGLGRHLAGEDFADSAAEHDTPESREYAGAAVYAWVAVLEAEGRVEAAELKTAAEAAHEHYNPSS is encoded by the coding sequence GTGATTGACATCGTCAACCAGATCAACGCGGTGCGCCGCGAGGTCGCCAACCGCCCCGGTGCCGAGGGTGAGGTGCGCGCGCTGCGGCTGACCCGCACCTACCAGGCCGAGGTCGAAGACGTCTGGGACGCGCTGACCAACGAGGAGCGGATCCCGCGCTGGTTCCTGCCGATCACCGGCGAGCTCAAGGCCGGTGGATCGTTCCAATTGGAAGGCAACGCGGGCGGGGAGATCCGCCGCTGCGAACCGCCGACGTTGTTCGAGGTGACCTTCGGCGACGAGAACAGCATCGTCACGGTGGAGCTGTCCAGCGGCGGCCAGGACACCACGGTTCTGGTGCTGGAGCACACCGTGCCCGCCGGCCTGTTCCCCGATTCGGGCACGCTTTCGGTCGGTCCCGGCTGGGACCAGGCGGTCCTCGGCCTGGGGCGGCACCTGGCCGGCGAGGACTTCGCCGACTCGGCCGCCGAGCACGACACGCCGGAATCACGCGAGTACGCGGGCGCCGCCGTGTACGCGTGGGTGGCGGTCCTGGAAGCCGAAGGCCGCGTCGAGGCCGCCGAACTCAAGACCGCGGCGGAAGCCGCTCACGAGCACTACAACCCGTCGTCCTGA
- a CDS encoding MarR family winged helix-turn-helix transcriptional regulator, with product MSQFDELLEALLAVADRTSARMERTLAELSLTAPLSQALFAIDPEQPPPAMKTLAERLRCDRSSVTFLADRLTERGLAERVPGARDRRSKALQLTPEGVRVRTAMLYGVAEASPLAKLDQADQEALLVLLRKALAAD from the coding sequence GTGAGCCAATTCGACGAGCTGCTCGAGGCACTGCTCGCCGTCGCCGATCGCACCAGTGCGCGGATGGAGCGCACGCTCGCCGAGCTGTCCCTGACCGCGCCCCTGTCGCAGGCCCTGTTCGCCATCGACCCCGAGCAGCCGCCGCCCGCGATGAAGACGCTGGCCGAACGGCTGCGCTGCGACCGCTCCAGCGTCACCTTCCTGGCCGACCGGCTCACCGAGCGCGGCCTGGCCGAGCGGGTGCCGGGCGCGCGCGATCGCCGGTCGAAGGCACTGCAACTCACCCCGGAAGGCGTGCGCGTGCGGACCGCGATGCTCTACGGCGTCGCCGAGGCGTCCCCGCTGGCCAAACTGGACCAGGCCGACCAGGAGGCGCTGCTGGTCCTGCTGCGCAAGGCGCTAGCGGCAGACTGA
- a CDS encoding LacI family DNA-binding transcriptional regulator — translation MGGRATLNSVAAAANVSRQTVSNVLNSPELVSQDTRERVQAAIDQLGYRPHTAARQLRTARSQIIGLRLKPARGGVLDQFLHSLTAAAERHDHRIMLFAANDDEEETHAYADLIASVGVDAFVLTGTHHGDLRTRWLLDRGLPFVTFGRPWGAEDEHPWVDVDGATGTRMATDHLVHHGHRRIAFVGWPGGSEIGDDRRAGWAAGLAAAGIDARPQVSVFDGVAGGRAAAAELLDGPAPTAFVCASDSLAFGVVAELRERGLRPGADTSVIGFDDTPTAEVLGLSSVAQPITEVAAECVRHLRAVLSQEPKPTAVLLTPRLMLRST, via the coding sequence ATGGGCGGCAGAGCCACGCTGAACTCGGTGGCCGCGGCGGCGAACGTGTCGCGGCAGACCGTCTCCAACGTGCTGAATTCACCCGAACTGGTCAGCCAGGACACCCGCGAGCGCGTGCAGGCCGCGATCGACCAGCTCGGCTACCGCCCGCATACCGCCGCCCGGCAGTTGCGCACCGCCCGCTCGCAGATCATCGGGCTCCGGCTGAAACCGGCTCGCGGTGGCGTCCTCGACCAGTTCCTGCACTCGCTCACCGCCGCCGCCGAGCGCCACGACCACCGGATCATGCTCTTCGCCGCGAACGACGACGAGGAGGAAACCCACGCGTACGCCGATCTCATCGCCTCGGTCGGGGTCGACGCCTTCGTGCTGACCGGCACCCACCACGGCGACCTGCGCACCCGCTGGCTCCTCGACCGCGGCCTGCCCTTCGTCACCTTCGGCCGCCCGTGGGGCGCCGAGGACGAACACCCGTGGGTCGACGTCGACGGCGCCACCGGCACCCGGATGGCCACGGATCACCTGGTGCACCACGGACACCGGCGGATCGCGTTCGTCGGCTGGCCAGGAGGCTCCGAGATCGGCGACGACCGCCGCGCCGGCTGGGCCGCCGGGCTCGCCGCCGCCGGGATCGACGCACGTCCGCAGGTGTCGGTGTTCGACGGGGTCGCGGGTGGCCGGGCGGCCGCCGCCGAACTCCTGGACGGGCCCGCGCCGACCGCCTTCGTCTGCGCCAGCGACTCGCTCGCGTTCGGCGTGGTCGCCGAGCTCCGCGAACGCGGCCTGCGCCCGGGCGCGGACACCTCGGTGATCGGCTTCGACGACACCCCGACCGCCGAGGTGCTCGGGTTGAGCAGCGTCGCCCAGCCGATCACCGAGGTCGCCGCGGAATGCGTCCGCCACCTGCGCGCGGTGCTGAGTCAGGAGCCGAAACCCACCGCCGTGCTCCTCACGCCGAGGCTGATGCTGCGCTCCACCTGA
- a CDS encoding ATP-binding protein produces the protein MDDIRLVALPSAVNCSAMFVRFTLGEWSLNPLIDQAENLVAQLVTASVEGAAPERPGFVLIRLQVRGDCLVIEVEDGQPPETAPELDGDHAGVEPLRGGGKRIWCELPLPVGVTAGAVALPRRDANRSAVPEPLMTGEPIGADADFLGKILTGLTRSEV, from the coding sequence ATGGACGACATCCGACTGGTCGCACTGCCCAGTGCGGTCAACTGCTCGGCGATGTTCGTCAGATTCACCCTCGGTGAATGGTCGTTGAACCCGTTGATCGACCAGGCCGAGAACCTGGTGGCGCAGCTGGTCACCGCTTCGGTCGAAGGCGCCGCCCCGGAACGGCCCGGTTTCGTGCTGATCCGCCTCCAGGTGCGCGGTGACTGCCTGGTCATCGAGGTCGAGGACGGGCAGCCGCCGGAGACCGCACCCGAGCTGGACGGCGATCACGCCGGGGTCGAGCCGCTGCGAGGCGGTGGCAAGCGCATCTGGTGCGAGCTGCCGCTGCCGGTCGGGGTCACCGCGGGCGCGGTGGCGCTGCCGCGGCGGGACGCGAACCGCTCGGCCGTGCCGGAGCCGCTGATGACCGGGGAGCCGATCGGCGCGGACGCCGACTTCCTCGGCAAGATCCTCACCGGGTTGACGCGCTCCGAGGTCTGA
- a CDS encoding serine/threonine-protein kinase — translation MTAPTALSAALPQYRIGAEIGSGGMGVVYAGVHRSLGRQVAIKQLPAEVAGKPGLNDRFDHEARVLASLDHPHIVPVYDYVHAGHGSLLVMEKLDGGTVYHRFAAGRVTGEQACAIVLATLAGLHAAHTAGVLHLDVKPKNLLFSAGGVVKVADFGIAQVISEGATLVTHGGEVQGTPAYIAPEQAMGNALSPAADVYSAGTVLYELLSGEVPFDNTRGALSMMRQHMFTEPRPIRGVPEPLAGVVMRSIARELPGRYREAETFAADLASAATAVYGPGWLERSGVPVLHLTPRVVSALATPHVVPKSPTLTTARPATPAPRWPVLGAVAALLVLAALAIFSPSRLPHVPQASTVVAGAPLPGPATVNLSRPIAIEVDDAGDGPVDVTLGLSVANVPLGSASAPAQTTEDGRLVTEVEQPGLSRWIVGGAVTGELTLSRPGEPVTVQRFTLVTEQHPLASALGAGSLLLALFAAAYLESGLRTLRQGRRWRAAKVAGPVLGAVFGVTAWLFASVLLGHEPSPLFALGAAAAGGVAAACVVLGVRPRSASTR, via the coding sequence ATGACCGCCCCGACCGCGCTCAGCGCCGCTCTGCCGCAGTACCGGATCGGCGCCGAGATCGGCTCCGGCGGCATGGGCGTGGTCTACGCCGGGGTCCACCGGTCGCTGGGGCGGCAGGTGGCGATCAAGCAGCTGCCCGCGGAGGTCGCCGGGAAGCCGGGGCTGAACGACCGCTTCGACCACGAGGCCCGCGTGCTGGCGAGCCTGGACCACCCGCACATCGTGCCGGTCTACGACTACGTCCACGCCGGTCACGGCAGCTTGCTGGTGATGGAGAAGCTTGACGGCGGCACGGTGTACCACCGGTTCGCGGCCGGGCGGGTGACCGGCGAGCAGGCCTGCGCGATCGTGCTGGCCACCCTCGCCGGACTGCACGCCGCGCACACCGCCGGCGTGCTGCACCTCGACGTCAAGCCGAAGAACCTGCTGTTCAGCGCGGGCGGGGTGGTCAAGGTGGCCGACTTCGGCATCGCGCAGGTGATCAGCGAGGGCGCCACCCTGGTCACGCACGGCGGCGAGGTGCAGGGCACGCCCGCCTACATCGCGCCGGAGCAGGCCATGGGCAACGCGCTGAGCCCGGCGGCGGACGTCTATTCGGCCGGGACCGTGCTGTACGAGCTGCTCAGCGGCGAGGTCCCGTTCGACAACACGCGGGGTGCGCTGAGCATGATGCGCCAGCACATGTTCACCGAGCCGAGGCCGATCCGCGGGGTGCCGGAGCCGCTGGCCGGGGTGGTCATGCGCAGCATCGCGCGGGAGCTGCCGGGGCGGTATCGCGAGGCGGAAACGTTTGCGGCGGACCTCGCCTCGGCGGCGACGGCGGTCTACGGCCCCGGCTGGCTGGAGCGGTCCGGCGTCCCGGTGCTGCACCTGACCCCGCGCGTGGTCTCGGCGCTGGCGACCCCGCACGTGGTGCCGAAGTCGCCGACGCTGACCACGGCCCGGCCCGCCACCCCGGCCCCGCGCTGGCCGGTGCTGGGCGCGGTGGCGGCTCTCCTGGTGCTCGCCGCGCTCGCGATCTTCTCGCCGAGCCGGTTGCCGCACGTGCCCCAGGCCTCGACCGTGGTCGCCGGTGCCCCGCTGCCCGGCCCGGCCACGGTGAACCTGAGTCGGCCGATCGCCATCGAGGTGGACGACGCCGGAGACGGCCCGGTGGACGTCACGCTGGGCCTGTCGGTGGCGAACGTGCCGCTGGGCTCGGCTTCCGCGCCCGCGCAGACCACCGAGGACGGGCGGCTGGTCACCGAGGTCGAGCAGCCGGGCCTGTCGCGGTGGATCGTCGGCGGCGCGGTGACCGGCGAGCTGACCCTGTCGCGGCCGGGCGAACCGGTGACCGTGCAGCGGTTCACGCTGGTCACCGAGCAGCACCCGCTGGCCAGCGCGCTGGGCGCGGGCAGCCTGCTGCTCGCGTTGTTCGCCGCGGCCTACCTCGAGTCCGGCCTGCGCACGCTGCGGCAGGGCCGCCGCTGGCGCGCGGCGAAGGTCGCCGGACCGGTGCTCGGCGCGGTGTTCGGCGTGACGGCGTGGCTGTTCGCCTCGGTGCTGCTGGGGCACGAGCCGTCACCGTTGTTCGCGCTGGGCGCGGCGGCGGCCGGAGGGGTCGCGGCCGCGTGCGTGGTGCTCGGCGTCAGACCTCGGAGCGCGTCAACCCGGTGA
- a CDS encoding amylo-alpha-1,6-glucosidase, whose amino-acid sequence MSGMQPLLHDLAIALRAPTVVLSGRDGQLRPAGTQGVLHGDLRVLGEAVVTVNGREAEPIGFAEPGADRGEFTGLLRGIGDPGPDPTVWLRRHRTAGPRGMYEELELASSASAPVRCAVELTLSADFAPIEEIKGGDSREALPPVLDGSGVLWESGGLTSRVVAEGAEFSLQDGKVVARWTVDAPTRLHWSVSVTDEAPLFVPGAPVLATPEVRADDRRFAGFLNRSLADLTGLLLAEREHPDDVFAGAGAPWYLTLFGRDSLWAARLLLPVSVDLAAGTLRTLARSQGRKHDPATGEAPGKILHERRRADFKLRGMSLPAWYYGTVDATALWVCLLHDAWRWGLAEERVRELLPNLRAALTWITELADTDGDGFAEYLDETGRGLANQGWKDSRDAVRFADGRRAEPPVALSEVQGYQHEAVVRAADLLTALGEPADGLTDWAADLRTRFREKFWVNGFPALALDGAKTPVDALTSNIGHLLGTGLVDEAESATIAGHLLGPDLAAGYGLRTMSSTMDGYAPLSYHCGSVWPHDTAIVVNALSRAGHGPAAARLGAQLLTAAEAFGYRMPELYAGFSADDSPIPLPYGASCRPQAWSAASAVVLLQTFLGLQVDVPAGTITLSPPPSPIGAFEVRDLPVGNGTLSLALAADGSIRDLVLPQGFRQVP is encoded by the coding sequence ATGTCCGGAATGCAGCCGCTGCTGCACGATCTCGCGATCGCGCTGCGGGCACCGACGGTCGTGCTCTCCGGTCGTGACGGGCAGTTGCGGCCCGCCGGGACCCAGGGGGTGCTGCACGGTGACCTGCGGGTGCTCGGGGAAGCCGTGGTCACGGTGAACGGCAGGGAGGCGGAGCCGATCGGGTTCGCCGAGCCAGGTGCCGACCGGGGCGAGTTCACCGGGCTCCTGCGTGGGATCGGCGACCCGGGGCCGGATCCGACGGTCTGGCTGCGGCGTCACCGGACGGCCGGTCCGCGTGGCATGTACGAGGAACTGGAGCTGGCCAGCTCCGCTTCCGCGCCGGTGCGCTGCGCGGTCGAGCTGACGCTGTCGGCCGACTTCGCACCGATCGAAGAGATCAAGGGCGGCGACTCGCGCGAGGCGCTGCCGCCGGTGCTGGACGGTTCGGGCGTGCTCTGGGAATCCGGCGGGCTCACCAGCCGCGTGGTCGCCGAGGGTGCCGAGTTCTCCTTGCAGGACGGCAAAGTCGTGGCCCGCTGGACGGTCGACGCCCCCACCCGGCTGCACTGGTCGGTCTCGGTGACCGACGAGGCGCCGCTGTTCGTGCCGGGTGCGCCAGTGCTGGCGACCCCCGAGGTGCGCGCGGACGACCGCCGGTTCGCCGGCTTCCTGAACCGCTCGCTGGCGGACCTCACCGGCCTACTCCTGGCCGAGCGCGAGCACCCGGACGACGTCTTCGCGGGCGCGGGCGCCCCTTGGTACCTCACGCTTTTCGGCCGCGACAGCCTCTGGGCGGCTCGGCTGCTACTGCCGGTCTCCGTGGATCTCGCCGCCGGAACCCTCCGCACGCTGGCGCGTTCGCAGGGCCGTAAGCACGATCCGGCCACCGGCGAAGCCCCCGGCAAAATCCTGCACGAACGCCGTCGCGCCGACTTCAAGCTGCGCGGGATGTCGCTGCCTGCCTGGTATTACGGCACGGTCGACGCGACCGCGCTGTGGGTGTGCCTGCTGCACGATGCGTGGCGGTGGGGGCTGGCCGAGGAGCGCGTGCGGGAGTTGCTGCCGAACCTGCGGGCCGCGCTCACCTGGATCACCGAGCTGGCCGACACCGATGGAGATGGCTTCGCCGAGTACCTGGACGAAACCGGCCGTGGCCTGGCGAACCAGGGCTGGAAGGACTCCCGAGACGCAGTCCGCTTCGCCGACGGACGTCGTGCCGAGCCGCCGGTCGCGCTGTCGGAAGTCCAGGGTTACCAGCATGAAGCCGTGGTCCGCGCGGCCGACCTGCTGACCGCACTGGGTGAACCAGCCGACGGCCTCACCGACTGGGCAGCCGACCTGCGCACACGCTTCCGCGAAAAGTTCTGGGTCAATGGCTTCCCGGCCTTGGCGCTCGACGGCGCCAAGACCCCGGTCGATGCGCTGACCAGCAACATCGGCCACCTGCTCGGCACCGGCCTGGTCGACGAAGCGGAGTCCGCCACCATCGCCGGCCACCTGCTCGGCCCGGACCTGGCCGCGGGCTACGGCCTGCGCACCATGTCGTCCACAATGGACGGCTACGCACCACTGAGCTACCACTGCGGCTCGGTCTGGCCCCACGACACCGCGATCGTGGTCAACGCCCTCTCCCGCGCCGGCCACGGCCCCGCCGCCGCGCGACTGGGTGCACAACTACTCACAGCCGCGGAGGCTTTCGGTTACCGAATGCCTGAGCTATACGCCGGTTTCAGCGCGGACGACTCGCCGATCCCGTTGCCGTACGGCGCTTCTTGCCGCCCACAAGCTTGGTCCGCCGCTTCGGCCGTTGTCCTACTGCAAACTTTTCTCGGCTTACAGGTCGATGTCCCAGCAGGCACCATCACACTCTCGCCACCCCCCTCACCAATCGGCGCCTTCGAGGTCCGTGACCTCCCCGTAGGCAACGGCACCCTCTCCCTCGCCCTAGCCGCCGACGGCTCAATCCGAGATCTGGTTCTCCCACAGGGTTTCCGCCAAGTACCCTGA